A window of Eublepharis macularius isolate TG4126 chromosome 18, MPM_Emac_v1.0, whole genome shotgun sequence genomic DNA:
CTTTGTGCCAATTCAGGCTGCGCAGAGGCGGTGGCATCCTTTTCAGCGAGACATCCctcctgttaaaaaaaaaaaaaatccctgcaaggCGAAAACTAGTATGTCAgggagaaagccagtttggtgtagtggttaagagcgcgggactctaatctggaaagccgggtttgattctccattcctccgaTTGAAGGcggctgggtgaccgtgggtcagtcacagctctctcagagctctctcagcctcacccacctcacagggtgttttgttggggggataatatgacttactttgtaaaccgctctgcgtgggcattaagttgtcctgaagggcggtatataaatcgaaagttgttgttattaaaggtgAGGGCGCGCTTGGTGGATAAATAGACCCAGCCTTGGGGCCTCAAGAATTCCTCAGCTGTGTTAGGTTTATTGGTATAAGGAGTTTATTCCAGGAACTAGTGGGATCTCGGTCCAAAAGATGAGTGAGGCTTGTGACTGCTTAGCGGCTTCCTAGTTTTCTACACCCGGAGAGTTTGTGGAACTGTTTCAATCTCAGCCTGAAAGCCAAGCGAGCAGGTGGCTGCATCCTGATGTCCTAGCTTTCTACATGCAGGGAGTTTGTGAAACTCTTTCAGTCTCGGACTGAAAGCTGCACTATGCTGGTGGCTGCTTCCTGGTGTCTTACTTTGTGCATCTCTTTTGGTCTCAGCCTGAAGGCTGATCTAGGCTGGTGACTGCATCCTGATGTCTTAGCTTTCTACCTGCAGGGAGTTTGTGGCACTATTTCAGTCTCAACCTGAAGGCTGAATAAGGCTGTTGACTGCTTCCTGGACTcctagttttctacatgcagggaatTAGATTGTATGCGGAGCTGTTTGTATACAAAATGTGCAGTAAAAATGTATCAAAAATTTCATTGGGCTTGGTGTATAAATTGGCTTAATTTAATGGAATTTCTGCCCAGGTAAATGCACAGCTCTAATTCACGAGCCAGGCATAGCTGGTACATTTCTTTTACTAGCACCACCCCCTTAATTGTCTCCCCCACGCACCCTGTTTCTTTGTTTCACATTCTGTCTGACAAAGAGTTCTGTGGAATCCACAGCTAGCCTTTTGTTTTTTGAATGGTTCCTAAACAAAAATATGATGCCACTGTTTTGGTatgggttccccccaccccacccttaatACAGCTGGCCCTGTTGCAGAAGAGGAGACTGCCTGCTTCAGCCATTGCTTTTGTGCATTAAAAACGACGACAGAGTTGTTGCGCAGTGTGTCTGAACAAGTTTTGTGAAACATCGCTTCAGTTTCCAAAATTCTAAGGTGCAGGATCCATGTGCCTCTCTGTGCGCTGAAGTCCTCCCAGAGCCAGAGGGAGCAATCGTATACCTCCCTAGGAAAAAGAGAGACAGACGTGCCAACCTCCTCTTTTTCTCTGAACCAGGTTGTTGTTACTGACAGCAGGATGCAACCTTACCACCAACCAGGAAGAATAACCGCATCTCTCGCCACTTCCCCGTGTTAGCAAGCATGCATGGCAGAGCCTAGCTTGGATACAGACAAACATGGGCTTCACTaacaggggaggggagaattgAAGGAAGCtgatagtgattttttaaaactggatGTTTAAGGGCAATTTGGTTGTTTAGATGGAATGCAtcgtgcctccccccaccccttagaAACAGGGACATTGTCTTTGTGGAGACCGGGAAATCTGGCGATAATAGCAGCATGCAGTGTTTTCCTGGGAACAGCTGTCACTTCTTTTGAGCAAAGGATTTGACTAAGGCTGTGTGGTTTTTAAATAACTTTACAGAGCGTGAAAAATTGTCCACTTCCCATTTACAGCTGGGCACGCCAGGTGGCTTTTGTTGGTAATGTGAAAACAGGGCTCATAAAGCACAAAGCATCGAAACAGGAAAGAAGGGGGCCAAAGGGGTAACTGTGTTAATTTGCAGCAGTTAAAAATAAACGGGTGCCTTAAAGACGACACACAAGATTTGATTTCCGGATGGACATTCTAACACCAGTGAGGAGAGGCAAAGAGGCATTGGATTGAAAAGCCAGCTCAAAAATCAAGAGATTTGCAGATAAAGATCCCTTTAGTTCCTGAGGCTTTTGCTTCACAGAGTTAAAATGGCTTAGGGATGCAAAGCCTTTGATTGTTTATTCAGAAGGACACCCCCCTGAGAGACAACGAAAGAGCGCTTAGTGCAGAGACTTCGGTATCAACTGAAGTATGTTCAGCCGCTCTGGGTACCGAGCCATTCCACTGGGAGATTTTGATCGGTTCCAGCAATCCAACACCTGGCTGAGTGGATCACAGAGAGGCTTTTTCCCACTGGGACGCACGGAGGATCCATGGGACCAAGTGGAGAGGGGAATAGGTAAGGCCTGGCTTTCGGAAGGCGAGACATTTTTGATTCTGATGTTTAGGAGCATGATGAATCCATGCGGTCCACATTGGGTCACATAATGTCCGTACAGGGCTCGTCAGCTTTCTTGCATTTGTTTATATACTGAATAGTTCCTGAAATGAGACGATTAGGAGATCACTTATTGCTAaagttgattttaaaaataattgattaaaaaatctaaaaaataaagTTACCAAGCCATTATTGTTTGGCTCAGAACACCTCAAGGGGTCCACCCCTGCCATTTTCAGTTAAAATAGAATTCAGTCTCTGCTGATACCAGCTCAGGGAATCTTGGACCCCCAGGCTAGGAAATacatatagggccaagctacacatgacgaatgacttgaacggcaagtggattgagtggagggcaagtgaacagggagaaatacacttgccgttcaagtgtcattcgtcatgtgtagcttggcccatagatgcaTAAAAATCTGCCCTATACCAAGTCAGATTCAGGGAGCTGGCTTTGTATTCTCTACCCTGATGTTACACAAACCACGGAGAATCACGAATAGCAACAACCAAAAACAATTATCGTGAAACCTAACGACGTCCGTAATAACCAACTCACTACAATCAATTTCTCAAATATTTCATAGTTTAGCCAACAGTTACAATCACAATGTCCACATTGCTTTACAATTTAAATCTTCAGTTAATATAATTATACGCAGACCTTATCTCCGAACCTATACATGAAGTGCTAAAGATACATACATATAATAGATGATAATTCCTATGACCAATACAAAGAGTCACTTGAACCTGTTATAAGGTTTAGTCCAATAAGTTCAACAGGTCATGGCTAGGTATAGGTGCGTCTGTGCAAAGTAGATTCGACCATCTAACAGGCTGACCAGTTCGCTAAAAAGGTCCCATTTCTGGCTCTTTATCAAAGATGGACATTAGACTGATGTAGTTCACATTTCTTCGTTACATGCAACTTAAACATCAATCACTCGACCGTCGGGTATGGTTCCCTCCAACTCCTCAGCAGAAAAAGGTCTTTCCAATACCTGCTGCTAGGAGACCCTTTAGTGGGATTTCAACCTAGGACATTCTGGTATGTAAAAATTGGGCTTTACCACTAAACCATAGCCCCTTCCTTCGAGGAGAAGAAAGAAGAGGGAAGGGTCCTGTTCTTGAGAGCccagagagctgcttccagtccgAGTAGGCAATCCAGGAGTAGACGGACTTGAGGCAGCTTTacatgttcctttttttaaaaggtcagtgGAATATCTATTCTGCGTGGCCCCTCAAAAAGTCTGTGGTTTAAGACTGAAGGTGGGTAGCACCATGAAAGAGTGAATAGCGGTGAGATTTGCAGTGGTTAGGGAAACGGATTTATCCTTTTTGCCCAGGAAACGGGTGTTGGTGGAATAATTTCTTCCGTACCGCACCAGCAACTATTCTAGTTGCTGCATTCATGTACTGTGAGAGTGGTCAAGATTTGttgtggagggtgaaggtggaggCTCCATGAGTTTTTTACTGTGTGGAGTTTTTAAGAAACGTAGGAGAGATTTTCCAAAGACAGTGTTCTTCATTGGAGGTGGTAGAAGTATCTTCAGAACTTTGTTACGCTGAACTATGAAGGCTTCCATCTCTGTTGAGTTGTCTGGGTAACAAGTTCTGTGATCTTCCGTTCTACGGAATTGTGGCTCTTTGGAATTCTGTGGAGTTCAGTAGGATTGCTCTACTACAACTGGTTCTTTTCCAGCTAGCCTCTGTTTATACCTACATGACCCATTGAAGTGGTTTGACCTATCCCAGTACGCGCTAATTTTATAATATCCCATCATGGTTTGTTTTCAATGAACAGTCCGACTTCTAAAAATACAGGCAGGGAGGTGGCAAAAAGACGAGCGGCTTGCGAGGTTGGCAATGGATTATGCTCAACAAAAGCGCGACTGTGATTCACGAATGgccaggtattgccacctgcgaATACTCGAAAAACCAGAAATTGGGGCCTAACAATAACAAGACTTTTGTCAAAATGGTGGTGGGCAGAAGAATTGTGTGTACCTTGTTTCCCACACGCGGTCTTAGTAGCAGTGAAATATAGTGGTGAAGGGCATGAGCGCTGATCTAGAAGGTCCCTGATTTGAATCTCCCACTTCTGATGGGCCTCTGTGTCGGTTAATCGGAGCAATATTGCAGAGGAGTCCAATGGCACTtggaaggctaacaaaatttattttgggctcagaatgagcttttgagaatcagagctcacttcctcagaggcACAGAACAGTACATCCATCAGAGTGGGTTACATACTCAGATGAATGAAGCATAACCTGGCGAATAAACAGCATGGATGGTATTTTTTAACGGTGGATTTGGGGCGCTGGCAatgagattgggggggggtgcaccgttgctctctcttcccttccaatctctttttgcTCAGGTACACCCCAAGGGCTCTCGTCACGGATTTGTCACGGGGTGGTCACCGCTTTGGCATTTTTGCTGACCGTCATCACCTTCCCTATTTCTGGATGGTTTCTTCTGAAGGTAAGAGAAGTCAGGTGACAGGTTCACGTGACATTTCAAAAGGACGATCTGGAAACCGGTTGCTTTGTTTAGAACGTCCTCTCTGTTTTGGCCCCTGCCTGAGTCCAGGCCGACCTCTAGATTGTGGTCACAAACCAGCACTGACATTTGGGACAGGGTGGGGGTCGTTAATTGATCCCAAAGTCATCTGGACAGGTCCCAACCATCAGTATTTGATCCCAGCTGTTGCAGTTGTGTAGTCAGAAAGAAAAAAGGCCTCCTTTTAGTtaattagcacctttaagactaaccgactttattgtagcataagctttcgagaaccacagctacagactagcacggctaactcctctggatcttttagtTCCTGCCTTTCCTTTTGTTTGATCTGCTTCATTGCCAGACGGTCCCGACCTATGAGCGAGTTACCGTGTTCCGTTTGGGGCGGATCCGAGCCCCCAAAGGGCCGGGCTTGGTTTTGCTCCTGCCGTTCATCGATCACTGGCAACGAGTGGATTTGAGGACCCGCGCATTCAGCATTCCCCCCTGCAAGGTGAGCCGTTCCCGTTTTGGAAGAAAGATGAGCGGTCGAATGGGGCCGTCTGCACCTTCCTTGAAGGAACTGAGTTACAAGAATGCTCAGAAATTAAGCAGGACACAACTTACAAGTACTTAAACGGCTTTGGTTTTGCTGCTGTTCCCaacttttcatttctttatttgctCAGGCAGTTAAATTTCTGCCCTGCCCCTTCTTCTAGCACTGATGACAGTGAAAAGCAAAAAAGGAATAGTATATAAGTAGTATCCTGTGTCCTTTGAAGGGATATGCAGTTATTGATTGGCATACTTATTTACAATATTTGCAGACTGCTTTTCTAACATACATCCCAAAGCCGTGTCCAGATATACAGATAATGCCAGAAAGATTAAAATCAACAACCGATTTAAACAGCCAGCACAGCTGCAGCTCAATTTCCAGaggcctttttaaattttaaattgttttcctGAAGATATCCAAAGATGACGCTTCCTGTGGTActagagctctgactcttgaaagctcatatcctggaaatatagttggtctttaacaagggtaattttgtagaaaaagagctggaggaacttattaccataactcattagcatagctcattagcatatgccacaccccctgacatcacctatcctggctgttttggacccaatcctggccattcagggacgaaattgggcccaaaatggcaaaaaggggctgaaaatggctgaacaagggctcaaaatggtcaagatggggccactgctgaacgggagagtgatccaccccccgtcagaggcctgatccgggctgttttggccccaatccaggccgaaacaggcccaacaTGGCTgacagtcaggtgggcggggccacctgtcatgtgacctctttggggaactgccggaactgcgttcctgagcattcctcaaaatgagccctggtctttaaggtgctaccggacccaaatcttgctcttctagtacagaccaacacagccacccacctggaACTAGATCTATAATGTATTTTTAGCCCTTTCCTCCCTCCAAGGACCTCATACGTagttcttcattttctcctcacaacaaccctgtaaggtaggttgggATGAGggaatgggcagggggttggactagatggtctatatggccccttccaactctatgattctatgattctatgaatgcagttggcccaaggtcacccagcagaggTGAAACTGGATCCTAACCCAAGGCTTTAATCACTACACCGCACTGGCTACCCCCAGAAATCTGTTATTGATGTAGCTCAGCACAAATTCAAAAGTGGCTATTTCTGGACTCTGCAGCTAACCTCGCAAGATGGAGCTTTGGTGTCTATCGGAGCTGATGTCCAGTTCCGAGTTTGTGATCCGGTGCTTTCGGTCATGATGGTGAAAGATCTCAACATAGCTACACGGATGACTGCCCAGAATGTCATGACCAGAACCCTGCTCAAGAAGTACCTACGGGAGATCCAAACGGAGAAATTGAAGATTAGCAACCAGCTCTTGGTAAACCTCCGGCTTGTAGCAGGGGCCAGGTGTGGGATCCAACCTTCCTCTTCCTTGCTGGAGTAAGGCGTCCCTGGGCCGAGTCAGTTTCGGTTGCACTTTTCCACAAACCGATGGTGATACTTCATCAGAGCAGGGGCAGACCAGGAGGAGAAAATAGCCCTAGAAAAGGACCTCACCCCCCCCAAGTCTATCCAGGCCCTGCTCCCctaaaggaggaaggaaaaggcCTCCTAGCTGGCCAAGAACCTTTCCACAATCCACATGGGCTTAGGTGGGCCAAGAAACTTATTCCTCGCGTGTGGTGTGGGCAGGCTGGGCAATGTCTTCCTAGCTGGGAACCACGTTCTCCAGGATGCACAGGCCCTGCGTGGGCTTAGAGCCTAGGCTATGATCTCCATGCGGTTCTTTCTGCCATTGGGATGGCCAGGCCCAGGTTGTGAGAAGTCATAGCCGCCACACACACCCCGAGGCAAAGTCCCAGTGGACACAATGGCTGGTCCACCCCTATATCAGAGGTAGAATGCTTAAAAAGATCAGGCCAATGTACTGGTACCATTTTCCAAGGCTCACCATTAAAAGCTTGTTAGTATAGAAGGCCCCGATCCCAATGAGTGCAAATACAACTTTGGAGGCTGCAAGCCCAGGGTGGAACTGTTCAAGCCTACTTGATGGGAAGGGACGGAGCAGGGGGGGTGTTAAATTCAACCCTCCCCGCACACACACTAGCCCTCCTGAATCAGTGATTGGCCGTGTTGCACCTTTCCAAACTGGGCTTCCACACCTCCTAGAGGAGACCCAGACACCCAATACTTgtttcccccctcctacttcctTCTTTCTAGCTGGAAATCAATGACATCACCAGGTCTTGGGGCCTTGAGGTGGACCGGGTGGAACTGATACTGGAGGCCGTGCTGCAGGCGCCCCCCGACACGGTGGTTGCAGGAACCTCAAACAGGATGAATTCTTTCTGCGGAGTACAGGGGCTGGACAGCCTTCAACAACTGGCTCTTCACTTCTTCGGCAAGAGCTTAGTGGCAGCAGCCGACACCAGCATAAAGGAGCCTCTCAGTACAGGTGATCATTTATTGGTAACtcaagccccgtggcgcagagtggtaagctgcagtactgcagtccaaactctgctcgcaacctgagttcgatcccggcggaagccgggttcaggtagctggctcaaggttgactcagccttccatccttccgaggttggtaaaatgagtacccagtttcctgggggtaaagtgtagatgacggggaaaggcaatgacaaatcactccgtaacaaaagtctgccaagaaaacgtcgtggtgtgacgtccccccatgggtcagtaatgactcggtgcttgcacaggggactacctttacctttacctttacaagcCTGGCCAGAAAATAAAtaatacgctgatgacacccagctctatctgttgatggacagacgGACGGACTCTACCCTGGATACTTTGGCCAGGGCTGTAAGGATCTGGCCAAAATCTTCCCAAAAGATTCCCCTGGTCTTGAATCCATCCCTAGTTGGCCCCCTGCCCTGCGGGTTGTTTAGGCTGAGTGGGCTGTACAATAAGGGCATGGCTGTTTTAAAATACTATGTTCTTATTGATGATTATATTATGCTACAAATTTTTATtctgtattttattgtatattttataatgtaatccgctctgagcctgctggtggggagagcggaataaaaatttaattaattaattaattaaacaaataagtaaataaaaatcctatgtccctagcagctggaaaacaaacaaataaataaataaaaatcctatgtccctagCAGCAGGCAAACAGGCTGCCCATGATACTGGAGGCGCCGTTGTTACTGAGACCCCACCTTTCATGAATTTGTCGAATCCTTTTTTCCCCTCTAAAGTTGCCTCCGTCTCTGAGCCTTGCCGTGTCTTGCAACACTCTGTTCCAGAAGCAAGTAACGCGTTGCGTGAAGAGGCACCTTCTGCTTCTTCACCCCGTCCCAGCTCACGCTCATTTTGGGCAGACCGAATACGTCTAGTTGGCTCCGGCGGTGAAGAGATCCAAGCGCAAGGTAAatttctccacccaccctctGGGTTTTGGCATCTCAGGGGGCACTGGGATGAACTAAGGAGAACTAGGTTCTAATCCCCCACAAAGCTCGCTGGGgtgaccctagggttgccagctctgggttgagaaaatccttgaaatttgggtgtggaacctggggagggcagggtttggggaggggagggacctcagtgggatataatgctgtagagtcagccctccaaaacagccattttctccatgtggaactcatatctggagatcagttgtaattccgggagatccccagAGGTTGGCACCCCTGTTATGCCTCCCTCAACTACctttacagggttattgtgaggactaAAGGCAGGAGGGGAGAACCACATATGCCGCCCTGAGTTTCTGttaagaagggtgggatataaatgtaatatggGCAGTGTTGTGGCTGGAAGGGATTGATTGGCTTGGGAGCCAAGCACATATTTTGCACATGGAAGAGTTTAATCCCAAATTAAAAGGATCTCAGGAGAAATGAAGAACTGACACCAGGACGAACAGACAACACAACATTAGCCTTGGTATAATGTAACATCATATGTCTGGTACGAGAACGTCTCACAATTGAAAGACAGTCATGAATGGAACGTGTACATTACCTCTTTCACGAGTCTTTGAATTCCACAAAGTCCAGGATTCCTGATTGGTTGTGCCTTTCAGACCTGGAAATCAGTCAAGAGCAGACCTCCTTAAAATGTTTCTTAATTtggtgttggggggtggggggaattgttCCCTTTTCTGACACCTTAAAATCTTTTGACCTTTACCCCTCCCTCTCAGTGGAACATGTGGAGGTAAAGAGCGAAACGGGGCCTCCCTGCAGCACCTTGGTACAGGAAACCAGGAAGCACTTTGATCCTGAAGATTTCCTGCTCACCGTAGAAGACTACTTGTCCGAATCCTTAGTGAACCAAATCAGAGCTTGCTACCAGTTCAACGTTCTACTGCCAGGAGGCGTACAAAACACCTATTTCATCGATCTCTCCACAGGTCAGTTGGTTTAATCCAAGAAAGACAACTTTAAAACCACGTAGTCAACCTCTTGCAAGCAGCTGTCCCTCCTGAGTGAGCGGAAACAAGTACCTTGAAAGAACGAAATGGTTTCGGGCCATGGTACCAGAAAGTTCTCTTCTCCCAGATCAAATTTCCCAAGTCCTGAAATCAGTGAattggcctcttctgccttggATGAGGCAGGATGATCCCAGTCACCGGGATTACGCTGTTTTTATTGGTTATATTCTTACGGGGATCCCCCTGAATTTTGTTAATAAATTTTTAGTTTTTTAACAGTTAGTACGTATTGTGGATTTTAGTGTTGGAAACCCCTTCGGGCCTCGTTTCGAAGGAGACACCatctaaaaatctgaaaaataaataaataaaaataaagggagggGGGCGCTTATAAGAAAGTTTGTAGAACACCTTTCTTTTCGGGTTGAGGCCTGTGAGAGAATCTCGGAAAATGTTTCTGTTCCAGAAAGCCTTTGGGGAGGGTGGCGCCCGGTTAATTTTTGTAAATTGTgcatttcaaaatattttatattgCTTTTTATATTGcctgaaaggggaggggagatccCAGATGGGAACAAaaggtggcatttttaaaaaaagatgtaacACTAATACTGCTGTTCACGTACACTAGTGTTTAGAAGGGCAAACTGCGCATTTTCCTGACGCTAAAATCATGGGCTTGATTAAACCTTGTAGCCCGCtgatctttctctccttccctccatagGCCATGGGAAAACAGGCCACGGACTGCCAGACCACCCCCCCGACGTGGTGCTAGAGATGGCAGAGAGTGACCTGGGGCCTTTAGTCTGGGGCGACCTCAACCCTCTGAATGCCTACGTCTCTGGGAAGCTGCGGGCACAGGGAGACCTGACCAAGGCCCTGAAATTAGAACTGCTCttcaaggcaatgggtcagaaccAGATGAGTTGACGATCCTGCCTGTGTGGCTCTGTGGCTATCCATGCGTGTGCCGGTTTGGTCAAGCCTGCTTAATTGTCCGGATCTCAAGATGTTGCTTTGATCTTATGACCTCTCCGTTGCTGCAGACTTTGGGCTCTGGGCTTTGAATTCTCAGGGGGGTGGAATGCTACAAAATCTGGGGGTCACCTGGAAATGTTCTGTACCTGCAACATAGGGCAGCAATTGGTGGCCTCTTGCAATGATTTGTGGATGTGTCCAAGTGATTCTATGAAAATAAGGGCAGGACTAGGTGCAAATaagggtgggtgggcaaagccgCATGCTTGCTTAAGCCATCGCCgaagaaatgctgcaacagactTCTGCACAAAGTGGCAAAATTTCAGCGTTTGAatccccatctttttttttttttaatctcaacATTTCCTTTGGAAATCTGTTTTTGGaacatatcttttaaaaacaacaaccctaaATGTTAATTCTTATTGTTGAATTTTACGGCAATAaactacattatttatttatttacttgtttattttccacatacccagcctttcttcaatggggacccaacgtggcttacatcattctcctcttcttttatcctcacaacaaccgtgtgagggAGGTtagtgtgtgtctggcccaaggttacccagcaatcttccttggcagaatggggattcgaacctgcatctcccagatccttgacTGACACTCTTACCACTCCGTCACACTAGCTGTCTAAGTTATGGATCAGACTATTGGTTCATCTTGCCCAGTGCTGTTCTGTCTTCCGAATAACTGAGATTCTTGAATGGAGATTCCAAGGATTAAATCTGGTCCCTTCGGTCTATAAACAAGGATACACTCTCCCATTGAGTgatattaaaaagagtccagtagcacctttaagactaaccaactttattgtagcataagctttcgagaatcacagctctctttgtcagatgcatccttcgtcttaaaggtgctactggactctttttgattttgctactacagacctacacagctaactcctctggatctatgaccattgaGTGATGGCTCTTCAAACAAGTCTTTCATTTGGATATATACTTACAAAATCTTCCTTATCCACCTAATTCTGTATTGTTGGCTCTGACCAGCAGCAGCTATCCAAGGAAGTCTCTTGCCCCACCTGTTCTTTTTAACGGGCAGTGCTAGGGATAGAAGCCAAGACTTCATTAAAAAACATAAAGTCCAAGCCCCTGCCCCCGTTAATGATCTACTTGCTGCTTTCGTAACACCATGTAACTTCTGCAAGCAAATGCAAGTTAGGAGAATTCTGCAAGGAATTCCTCCACTCAGTTTCAGAATTCAGATCAGAGCTACCTCTAGGTTTGCCAAACTCCGGGTGGTGTCAGATATTAAATTTTGGGCCTATGGATTTTTATACCTTTTAGCTAACAAGGGTTAAagcttgtaagcagggctttttttctgggaaaagaggtggtggaactcagtgggttgccctggcacagcgggcaactcttggcgggaggtggtgcccctggtaccacatgtgcgtgcgcaaagtgcacacatgctcccaatgatgtcactttgggtcagctg
This region includes:
- the STOML1 gene encoding stomatin-like protein 1 isoform X1, which translates into the protein MFSRSGYRAIPLGDFDRFQQSNTWLSGSQRGFFPLGRTEDPWDQVERGIGTPQGLSSRICHGVVTALAFLLTVITFPISGWFLLKTVPTYERVTVFRLGRIRAPKGPGLVLLLPFIDHWQRVDLRTRAFSIPPCKLTSQDGALVSIGADVQFRVCDPVLSVMMVKDLNIATRMTAQNVMTRTLLKKYLREIQTEKLKISNQLLLEINDITRSWGLEVDRVELILEAVLQAPPDTVVAGTSNRMNSFCGVQGLDSLQQLALHFFGKSLVAAADTSIKEPLSTVASVSEPCRVLQHSVPEASNALREEAPSASSPRPSSRSFWADRIRLVGSGGEEIQAQVEHVEVKSETGPPCSTLVQETRKHFDPEDFLLTVEDYLSESLVNQIRACYQFNVLLPGGVQNTYFIDLSTGHGKTGHGLPDHPPDVVLEMAESDLGPLVWGDLNPLNAYVSGKLRAQGDLTKALKLELLFKAMGQNQMS
- the STOML1 gene encoding stomatin-like protein 1 isoform X2: MFSRSGYRAIPLGDFDRFQQSNTWLSGSQRGFFPLGRTEDPWDQVERGIGTPQGLSSRICHGVVTALAFLLTVITFPISGWFLLKTVPTYERVTVFRLGRIRAPKGPGLVLLLPFIDHWQRVDLRTRAFSIPPCKLTSQDGALVSIGADVQFRVCDPVLSVMMVKDLNIATRMTAQNVMTRTLLKKYLREIQTEKLKISNQLLLEINDITRSWGLEVDRVELILEAVLQAPPDTVVAGTSNRMNSFCGVQGLDSLQQLALHFFGKSLVAAADTSIKEPLSTEASNALREEAPSASSPRPSSRSFWADRIRLVGSGGEEIQAQVEHVEVKSETGPPCSTLVQETRKHFDPEDFLLTVEDYLSESLVNQIRACYQFNVLLPGGVQNTYFIDLSTGHGKTGHGLPDHPPDVVLEMAESDLGPLVWGDLNPLNAYVSGKLRAQGDLTKALKLELLFKAMGQNQMS
- the STOML1 gene encoding stomatin-like protein 1 isoform X3 — encoded protein: MFSRSGYRAIPLGDFDRFQQSNTWLSGSQRGFFPLGRTEDPWDQVERGIGTPQGLSSRICHGVVTALAFLLTVITFPISGWFLLKTVPTYERVTVFRLGRIRAPKGPGLVLLLPFIDHWQRVDLRTRAFSIPPCKLTSQDGALVSIGADVQFRVCDPVLSVMMVKDLNIATRMTAQNVMTRTLLKKYLREIQTEKLKISNQLLLEINDITRSWGLEVDRVELILEAVLQAPPDTVVAGTSNRMNSFCGVQGLDSLQQLALHFFGKSLVAAADTSIKEPLSTASNALREEAPSASSPRPSSRSFWADRIRLVGSGGEEIQAQVEHVEVKSETGPPCSTLVQETRKHFDPEDFLLTVEDYLSESLVNQIRACYQFNVLLPGGVQNTYFIDLSTGHGKTGHGLPDHPPDVVLEMAESDLGPLVWGDLNPLNAYVSGKLRAQGDLTKALKLELLFKAMGQNQMS